The genomic region ACTCCTTTATTTTTGAAAAGTTTAAACAGGTTTTATATTATCAAATGAAAAAGAATATTATTTTAACGTATGTTTATCTCATCATTGCGATATCCTTCGCAATCATCTCTTGTAACAAAAACAGTAACACTGAAGAGATTCCACAAAAAGAAAATCCTAAAAAAGAGAACCCTAAAAAGGAAGAACCTAAAAAAGGAGACAGTTCTTTATTAGCTTATTCCAAGCCTTTCTATCTCTTTACTGAAACTAAGGCTTATGAAATGACTAAGCAAGAAAAAGACCCTTTCTTAAAAAAACTCTATTACCAAATAGCCGCTACTCCCACAGCTGAATGGTTCGAAGGCGTAAAAGCCTTCGACGATAGTACCTTAAAACGCCTCATCGAAGGCGCAAAGGCACAACAAAAAACACCTATCATCACACTCTACGGTATTCCTTATAGAGATTGTGGTTCGTATTCAACCGGAGGTCATAAAACGGCTGCTTCTTATAAAGAGTGGATAAATCGCACCAGTGCTATTATTGGCAAAACCCCTATAATAGTGATTGTAGAACCCGATGCCCATAACTTTTGTTTAAAGAAAGGCTGGAAATACAACGATGCAAAATACAAAGAACGCGCTGAACTCCTCACTTATGTAGGAAAGACTTTTACTGATAACAACCCAAATGCGTTGCTGTATTTGCATATTGGCGGAACAGAACTCAAACAAGAAGAAGCTGCCCAAGCGGTAATAGATGGCGGTATCCGGTATATGCGTGGCTTTGTTACCAACGTCGCCGACCATAGAGGGACTCCTCGGGCTGAAAAGTGGAGCGAAGAGTTCGTACAAACGCTCCAAAAGAAAAACTTAGGCACAAAATACTACGTGATAGACACCTCCCGCAATGGTATCGATAGCCCTAAACAAACCAATAAGGCTTATTATTACAGTTGTAACAATTTCAACGCTGCTTTAGGAGTACGCCCTACCACCAAAACCTCTGCTCCTCACGCCGACGCTTATTTGTGGATTAAACATCCTGGCTTATCCGATGGTACTTGTGCCAATGGCGATCCTGAGGCAGGCTCTTGGTATCCTGCAGTAGCAAAATCATTAGTGCAAAAAGCTATTGAAAAAGGAATTATAGAAGAGTGGAAAGTCCCTAACAACTTTTAAATTATCTTACTAAATAACTATGTTACATTCTCAAATTATAGGCGAAGGCACTCCCTTCATTATCCTGCACGGCTTTTTGGGTATGTCAGATAACTGGCGTACTTTGGGGCTCAAATATGCCGAAGCGGGCTTTCAAGTGCATTTAGTAGACCAACGCAACCACGGTCGTAGTTTTCACAGCCCCGATTTCAGCT from Capnocytophaga haemolytica harbors:
- a CDS encoding glycoside hydrolase family 6 protein, encoding MKKNIILTYVYLIIAISFAIISCNKNSNTEEIPQKENPKKENPKKEEPKKGDSSLLAYSKPFYLFTETKAYEMTKQEKDPFLKKLYYQIAATPTAEWFEGVKAFDDSTLKRLIEGAKAQQKTPIITLYGIPYRDCGSYSTGGHKTAASYKEWINRTSAIIGKTPIIVIVEPDAHNFCLKKGWKYNDAKYKERAELLTYVGKTFTDNNPNALLYLHIGGTELKQEEAAQAVIDGGIRYMRGFVTNVADHRGTPRAEKWSEEFVQTLQKKNLGTKYYVIDTSRNGIDSPKQTNKAYYYSCNNFNAALGVRPTTKTSAPHADAYLWIKHPGLSDGTCANGDPEAGSWYPAVAKSLVQKAIEKGIIEEWKVPNNF